A DNA window from Undibacterium sp. YM2 contains the following coding sequences:
- a CDS encoding DUF262 domain-containing protein: protein MSKKINLDALIPREDFEVHDSDTVPTNIAQNLKATDLAEDSFFFSSIRKPDFQRETNEWDQERVISLIQSFLDDELIPAVILWKNQAGFTFVIDGAHRLSALAAWVNNDYGDGSITKSFYESIISEEQIEIASRLRERINKTIGPYSDYKLAIKSPEKVKEEIAIKARLLGSLAIQIQWVNGDAKKAEASFFKINQKAAPIDKTEFILLESRNKPNGIATRAILRSGKGHKYWSSFAKEQQQIVQDLALDINDILFKPSLKTPLKTLDIPVAGKSFSSQTQMLVLEFVNIVNNIQVSTKIPDDVNGSETIKALKKCLTIAQLINSNHASSLGLHPAVYFYARNGRYKPASFNFFLQLFIKLRDTKKLNEFTKVRAKFEDIVLNYDDLPRQIIRKYRTSSKGAPYVVEFYLQAIKLLNNDLDVKDVIERIFLLPDFNYLTMKSDDISGHDEIDFDSDGKSEVFMNEALKNSIKCKICGGYLHRNAISIDHITRKQDGGSSNVENGQVSHPYCNTGYKN, encoded by the coding sequence ATGTCTAAAAAAATCAATTTGGATGCACTGATTCCCAGAGAAGACTTTGAAGTTCATGATTCAGATACGGTTCCAACAAATATCGCCCAGAACCTGAAAGCTACGGACTTGGCAGAAGACTCTTTCTTTTTCAGCTCTATACGGAAACCAGACTTTCAACGAGAGACTAATGAATGGGACCAAGAGCGCGTAATTTCACTAATTCAGAGTTTTTTAGATGATGAGCTTATACCTGCGGTCATCCTTTGGAAAAATCAGGCTGGATTTACTTTTGTAATTGACGGAGCACATCGCTTAAGTGCATTGGCGGCTTGGGTAAATAATGACTATGGTGACGGAAGTATCACAAAATCATTCTATGAATCAATAATTTCGGAAGAGCAGATTGAAATTGCCAGTAGATTACGCGAACGGATAAATAAAACTATTGGGCCATATTCTGACTACAAACTTGCAATCAAAAGTCCAGAAAAAGTGAAAGAGGAAATTGCAATTAAAGCGCGTCTTTTGGGAAGTTTAGCTATCCAAATACAATGGGTAAATGGTGATGCAAAAAAAGCAGAAGCTTCATTTTTTAAAATAAACCAAAAAGCAGCACCTATAGACAAAACAGAGTTTATTCTTTTAGAGAGCAGGAATAAACCAAACGGAATAGCCACAAGGGCAATTTTAAGAAGTGGAAAAGGTCACAAATATTGGTCATCTTTTGCAAAAGAGCAGCAGCAGATTGTACAAGATCTTGCATTGGACATAAACGATATATTGTTCAAGCCTTCGCTAAAAACGCCACTGAAAACTCTAGACATTCCAGTTGCTGGAAAGAGCTTTTCTTCGCAAACACAAATGCTTGTTTTGGAATTCGTAAATATCGTAAATAACATTCAAGTTTCGACGAAAATACCAGATGACGTGAATGGAAGTGAGACGATAAAAGCTTTAAAAAAATGTCTAACAATTGCGCAATTAATAAATAGTAATCACGCTTCGTCACTAGGCCTGCATCCTGCGGTCTATTTTTATGCACGAAATGGGCGATATAAACCCGCCTCATTTAATTTTTTCTTACAACTTTTTATTAAATTAAGAGATACTAAAAAATTAAATGAATTTACAAAAGTCCGTGCAAAATTTGAAGATATTGTTCTCAATTATGATGATCTTCCAAGGCAAATCATTAGGAAATACCGGACATCTAGTAAAGGAGCGCCATATGTCGTTGAGTTTTACTTGCAGGCTATTAAATTATTAAACAATGATTTGGATGTTAAAGACGTAATAGAGAGGATATTTTTACTGCCTGATTTTAACTATTTAACGATGAAAAGTGATGATATATCAGGACATGATGAAATTGATTTTGATTCAGACGGGAAATCTGAAGTCTTTATGAATGAAGCGCTAAAGAATTCCATTAAATGTAAAATTTGTGGGGGGTATTTGCATAGGAATGCGATTTCGATAGACCATATCACCAGAAAACAAGATGGCGGGAGCAGTAATGTAGAAAATGGACAAGTTAGTCATCCCTATTGCAATACAGGATATAAAAATTGA
- the polA gene encoding DNA polymerase I: MQNTLLLVDGSSYLYRAFHALPDLRNAQGEPTGAIHGMINMLRRLRTDYPAAYIACVFDAKGKTFRDDLYPEYKAQRPSMPDDLRLQIEPIHVAVKAMGWPILMVEGVEADDVIGTLAVEATKLGMNTIVSTGDKDLAQLVNANVTLINTMSNEKLDEPGVLAKFGVPPDRIIDYLTLIGDTVDNVPGVAKCGPKTAVKWLTEYDSLDGVIANADKIKGVVGDNLRSALEWLPQGRVLITVKTDCDLTGHYTSIQDSLVAKEEDKTELVGFASRWGFKTWLRELTGDATAGATPLPAAKAATSGSNSVQAGLFNDDAADADKPAVPVQQNYETVLTEAALDEWLARINAAKLTSVDTETTSLEPMTAQLVGISLCCEVGHAAYIPVGHNYPGAPEQLSLAVVLGKMKAWLEDDSKPKVGQNLKYDSHIFANQGVNLRGIAHDTLLESYVFESHKSHDMDSLAMRHLGKKTISFEEVCGKGASQIGFNQVDLERATAYAAEDADITLQLHLAMWPEIEPDANLLRVYHDIELPTSVVLQKIERNGVHINKDLLEAQSHEIGIRLLELEQKAYELAEQPFNLNSPKQLGEIFFGKLGLPVVKKTPSGAPSTDEEVLQKLAEDYPLPKVLLEYRGLAKLKSTYTDKLPKMVNASTGRVHTNYAQAVAVTGRLASNDPNLQNIPVRTAEGRRIREAFVAGPGNVIISADYSQIELRIMAHISGDASLLAAFANGEDIHRATASEIFAVPLTEVTSEQRRYAKVINFGLIYGMSAFGLAGNLGIERSAAQSYIDKYFQRYPGVAQYMADTRTKAKAHGYVETVFGRRLWLAEINSPNGPRRAGAERAAINAPMQGTAADLIKLAMIAVQGWLETDKLQSKMIMQVHDELVLEVPQAELELVKQKLPELMANVAKLDVPLLAEVGVGGNWEEAH; this comes from the coding sequence ATGCAAAATACTCTCTTGTTAGTTGATGGCTCTAGCTATCTGTACCGCGCCTTCCATGCTCTGCCCGACTTGCGCAATGCACAAGGAGAACCAACTGGCGCCATACACGGCATGATCAATATGTTACGCCGTTTGCGTACGGATTACCCGGCAGCATACATCGCCTGTGTGTTTGATGCCAAAGGCAAAACCTTCCGCGATGATCTCTACCCCGAGTACAAGGCTCAGCGGCCCTCCATGCCAGACGACCTGCGCCTGCAGATAGAACCCATACACGTCGCCGTCAAGGCCATGGGCTGGCCTATCCTGATGGTCGAAGGGGTAGAGGCTGATGATGTCATCGGCACGCTGGCAGTAGAAGCCACCAAGCTGGGCATGAACACCATCGTCTCTACCGGCGACAAAGACCTGGCCCAACTCGTTAATGCCAATGTCACCCTGATCAACACCATGAGCAATGAAAAGCTCGACGAACCCGGTGTATTGGCCAAATTTGGCGTGCCGCCCGACCGCATCATCGATTACCTGACACTGATAGGTGACACCGTCGATAACGTGCCTGGTGTTGCCAAATGCGGCCCCAAGACTGCCGTCAAATGGCTGACAGAATACGATAGCCTGGATGGCGTCATCGCCAACGCCGACAAGATCAAGGGCGTGGTCGGCGACAACCTGCGCAGTGCGCTGGAATGGCTGCCACAAGGCCGCGTGCTGATCACCGTCAAAACTGATTGTGACCTCACCGGACATTACACCTCGATACAGGACAGCCTGGTCGCGAAAGAAGAAGACAAGACCGAGCTGGTTGGCTTTGCCAGCCGCTGGGGCTTCAAGACCTGGTTGCGCGAATTGACTGGTGACGCCACCGCGGGCGCGACACCGCTGCCCGCTGCCAAAGCCGCCACCAGTGGCAGCAATTCTGTACAGGCTGGGCTGTTCAATGATGATGCAGCAGATGCTGACAAGCCAGCCGTGCCAGTTCAGCAGAACTATGAAACCGTATTGACCGAAGCCGCACTCGATGAATGGCTGGCCCGCATCAATGCCGCCAAACTGACCTCGGTAGATACCGAAACCACTTCGCTGGAACCCATGACGGCGCAACTGGTTGGTATTTCGCTGTGTTGCGAAGTCGGCCATGCGGCTTATATCCCCGTCGGCCATAACTACCCCGGCGCACCTGAGCAATTGTCGCTGGCGGTGGTGCTGGGCAAGATGAAAGCCTGGCTAGAAGACGACAGCAAACCCAAGGTTGGCCAAAACCTCAAATACGACAGCCATATCTTCGCCAACCAGGGCGTGAACCTGCGCGGTATCGCGCATGACACCCTGCTTGAATCCTATGTTTTTGAATCGCACAAATCGCATGACATGGACAGCCTGGCCATGCGCCACCTCGGCAAGAAAACCATCAGCTTTGAAGAAGTCTGCGGCAAGGGTGCAAGCCAGATAGGCTTTAATCAGGTCGACCTGGAACGCGCGACTGCCTATGCCGCAGAAGATGCCGACATCACCCTGCAACTGCACCTCGCCATGTGGCCAGAGATAGAGCCGGACGCGAACCTGCTGCGCGTCTACCACGACATAGAACTGCCCACCTCGGTTGTCTTGCAAAAGATAGAGCGCAACGGCGTACACATCAATAAAGACCTGCTCGAAGCGCAGTCGCATGAAATCGGCATACGCCTGCTGGAACTCGAACAAAAGGCCTACGAGCTGGCAGAGCAGCCTTTCAATTTGAACTCACCCAAACAACTGGGCGAGATTTTCTTTGGCAAACTGGGCCTGCCTGTCGTCAAGAAAACTCCATCCGGTGCACCATCGACGGATGAAGAAGTCTTGCAAAAACTGGCTGAGGATTATCCCCTGCCCAAGGTCTTGCTCGAATACCGAGGCCTGGCAAAACTCAAATCGACTTACACCGACAAACTGCCCAAGATGGTCAACGCCAGCACAGGCCGCGTCCACACCAATTATGCGCAAGCCGTAGCTGTCACTGGCCGCCTCGCATCGAATGACCCTAACCTGCAAAACATCCCCGTGCGCACTGCAGAAGGCCGCCGCATACGCGAAGCCTTTGTGGCCGGGCCTGGCAATGTCATCATCTCTGCCGACTATTCGCAAATCGAATTGCGTATCATGGCCCACATCTCTGGTGACGCCAGCCTGCTGGCCGCCTTTGCCAATGGCGAAGACATCCACCGCGCCACTGCCTCCGAGATTTTTGCCGTACCACTGACAGAAGTAACGAGCGAGCAGCGCCGCTATGCCAAGGTCATCAACTTTGGCCTCATCTATGGCATGAGCGCCTTTGGCCTCGCAGGCAACCTCGGCATAGAACGCAGCGCAGCGCAAAGCTATATCGACAAATACTTCCAGCGCTACCCTGGTGTCGCCCAATACATGGCAGACACCCGCACCAAGGCCAAAGCCCACGGCTATGTAGAAACCGTCTTCGGCCGCCGCCTGTGGCTGGCAGAAATCAACTCCCCCAACGGCCCCCGCCGCGCTGGTGCAGAACGCGCGGCGATCAACGCCCCCATGCAGGGTACCGCCGCCGACCTCATCAAACTCGCCATGATAGCCGTACAAGGCTGGCTGGAAACAGACAAACTGCAATCAAAAATGATCATGCAGGTGCACGATGAACTGGTACTCGAAGTACCGCAAGCTGAGCTGGAACTGGTCAAGCAAAAATTGCCAGAGTTGATGGCGAATGTGGCGAAGCTGGATGTGCCTTTGCTTGCTGAAGTTGGCGTGGGCGGGAATTGGGAAGAGGCGCATTGA
- a CDS encoding TIGR00730 family Rossman fold protein, which yields MNGNRKDVTRLRQIIDQEKATSLKARESWHMFTIMAEFIESTERLSSIRPAVTIFGSARTKPDHPDYVKCVDLSRRLSDEGFAVISGGGPGIMEAANKGAFEGASPSVGLNIELPHEQRSNPWQNISLSFRHFFARKVAFVKYADAYVVFPGGFGTMDEVSEVLTLIQTGKTRHIPVILVGISFWSGLLEWIKVQMVGNGMIEPGDMNLVQLIDEPANIVDAIYAFYEARNIEPSEDDRQKMLYL from the coding sequence ATGAACGGAAACAGAAAAGATGTAACGAGGTTGCGCCAGATTATCGATCAGGAAAAAGCAACTTCGCTGAAAGCGCGCGAATCATGGCATATGTTCACGATTATGGCAGAATTTATCGAGTCCACCGAGCGGCTTTCATCTATCCGCCCTGCCGTGACGATTTTTGGGTCTGCCCGTACCAAGCCGGACCACCCTGATTATGTCAAATGTGTGGATTTGTCGCGTCGCTTGTCGGACGAGGGTTTTGCCGTCATCTCTGGCGGTGGCCCCGGTATTATGGAAGCCGCCAACAAGGGCGCATTCGAGGGAGCCTCCCCTTCTGTTGGCTTGAATATAGAATTGCCACACGAGCAACGTAGTAACCCCTGGCAAAACATCAGCCTGTCTTTCCGCCATTTTTTTGCGCGCAAGGTGGCTTTTGTCAAATATGCCGATGCCTATGTAGTCTTTCCTGGTGGCTTTGGCACCATGGATGAAGTCAGCGAAGTCCTGACACTGATACAGACTGGCAAGACCCGCCATATCCCGGTGATCTTGGTGGGCATCAGTTTCTGGAGCGGCTTGCTTGAATGGATCAAAGTGCAAATGGTTGGCAACGGCATGATAGAGCCTGGAGACATGAACCTGGTGCAACTGATAGACGAACCTGCCAATATCGTTGATGCCATCTATGCGTTTTATGAGGCGCGGAATATTGAACCGTCGGAAGATGACAGGCAAAAAATGCTGTATTTGTAG
- a CDS encoding GNAT family N-acetyltransferase — translation MLFHLISIPSEDLRALAASTLPDMHGYSCAVDALPPHFVASRALEQMAAGVPVYWCSTHYIVETTNRHIVGSCGFKHAPRDGMVEIGYGISPDCRKQGAATSAVQALLQLAFAGGATQVMAQVNPDNLASTRVVQKLGFVNTGSYADEAQETLVRWCFNQDMRAEALAISHKQGHGQ, via the coding sequence ATGCTCTTTCACTTGATCAGCATCCCATCTGAAGATTTGCGTGCTCTGGCAGCCTCTACCCTGCCAGATATGCATGGCTATAGCTGTGCCGTGGATGCGCTGCCACCGCACTTTGTTGCCTCCCGGGCGCTGGAACAAATGGCAGCCGGTGTGCCTGTCTACTGGTGTAGCACCCACTATATAGTCGAGACGACAAACCGACACATCGTCGGCAGTTGCGGTTTCAAGCATGCACCCAGGGATGGCATGGTGGAGATAGGTTATGGCATTTCACCCGACTGCAGAAAACAGGGTGCGGCCACCTCCGCTGTGCAGGCTTTGCTGCAACTGGCCTTTGCGGGCGGTGCCACGCAGGTGATGGCCCAAGTCAATCCAGATAATCTGGCCTCAACACGAGTGGTGCAAAAACTGGGCTTCGTTAATACTGGCAGTTATGCTGATGAAGCGCAGGAGACACTGGTGCGATGGTGTTTCAACCAGGATATGCGTGCTGAGGCATTGGCTATCTCCCATAAACAGGGACACGGGCAATGA
- a CDS encoding carboxymuconolactone decarboxylase family protein: MNTYQNPQDLSKAKDLISLAPKEAQAFLALKTTAERAEGAIPEKYRELISIAVALTTQCAYCIDTHSKNAARAGATREEIAETVFIAAALRAGAAVGHGLLALRLFDETA; encoded by the coding sequence ATGAATACTTACCAAAACCCGCAAGACCTGTCCAAAGCCAAAGACCTGATCAGCCTCGCCCCTAAAGAGGCTCAGGCTTTTCTGGCACTCAAGACCACGGCAGAAAGAGCAGAAGGTGCCATCCCGGAAAAATACCGAGAGCTGATTTCCATTGCTGTTGCCCTGACTACCCAGTGCGCCTATTGCATAGACACGCACAGCAAGAATGCAGCCAGAGCAGGGGCAACGCGGGAAGAAATTGCCGAAACCGTCTTCATCGCCGCTGCCCTGCGTGCAGGTGCTGCCGTCGGACATGGCTTGCTGGCCTTGCGCTTATTTGATGAGACTGCCTGA